The DNA window TGCACGAAATGGTTTCTAGTGCTCAGAGTGCCTTCAAAAAAACTAGGTGTATTCAAGACAACTACCTCTATGTGCGGAACTTGCTGAAGACCCTCAACGGCCAAGGCAAGCCGACCCTCTTCTTTAAACTGGATATTGCCAAGGCCTTTGACTCGGTTTCCTGGGAATATCTCATCGAGATGATGCAAAAGCGAGGTTTCAGCAGCTGGATAGACTGGATTGTAATCCTGCTATTGACGGCTTCCTCCAAAGTTATGGTAAATGGCTGCTTAAGTGAGAAGATATACCACCGGCGTGGGTTGAGACAGGGTGACCCCCTGTCACCTTATCTCTTCATACTTGCGATCGAGCCGCTACAAAAATTGTTGAAGATGGCCACAGACCAAGGAATGCTGACGCCGATGGGCACGAGGTTCGCGACTTACAGGCTATCACTATATGCAGACGACGCGACAATTTTCCTGAGACCAAAAAGGCAGGATGTGCAGAATTTGATATGTGTCCTGGAAGGCTTCGGAAATGCCACAGGCTTGAGGGTCAATTTTCAGAAGAGCTCGGTTACAGCTATCCAGTGCCATGGCATCAACCTAACCGAAGTCCTAGGAAGCTTCAATGGACAGATCACAGCTTTGCCGTTGACATACCTGGGACTACCACTGCACACTAGAAAAATCAAGCTGGCACACCTGCAACAAATACGGGACAAGATCAAGGCAAAATTGGCAGGCTGGAAAAAAAAGCTTGATGAGTATGGCAGGCAGGCAAACCCTTGTGACCTCGGTTTTATCCTCAATTCCCCTGTACCTCCTAACGGTAATCAAGGCCCCAAATGAATTCATTACCGAGATAGACAAGATACGAAGGAAATTCTTGTGGGTCGGCGATGGAGAACTTACTGGAGGGAAGTGCAAAGTCAATTGGACAAAGGTTTGTTCTCCAAAGAACAGGGGAAGAATGGGCATACTGAATATGGATAAATTTGCAACGGCCTTGCGTCTAAGATGGCAGTGGTTCCAATGGATCGATGAGGCCAGGCCATAGGCGGCAATGTCCATCCCAACAAGTAACAGGGACGCTGAGCTGTTTGCAGCGCTGACAAAAGTACAACTTGGGAATGGGAGGAAGGCCAAGTTTTGGACAGATAATTGGCTAGGCACTACAACAATGAAAACGCTGGCCCCAACCCTTTTCAACCGATGTAGGGAGAAAAATTTAACGGTTAAGGAAGCCCTCGCAAACAACAGATGGGCGTTGACCATGGAAAACCTCATAACCAGTGATGCGACCACGGAGTACTTCACCATCTGGGAAAGGATTGAAGGTGCGAATATATAGCTGACTGAAGACATTGAAGACCACATCATCTGGAAAGTCGACAATTCTGGACAATATACGACCAAGTCAGCTTATCTGGCTCAGTTCGCAGGAATGATCCATTCTCATGCGGCGTCCACAATCTGGAAAACTTGGGCGCCGTCCAAGTGCAAGACGATGCTATGGCTGCTGACGCAAAACAGACTTTGGACAGCAGATAGGCTGCAAATCAGAGAATGGTCGAATGCTTACTTTTGTCAGCTGTGCTACAGAAACCTGGAATCGGCAAATCATCTTTTCAAGGATTGCACCTTCACAAGAAAATTATGGGATGCGGTATCCACGGAGGGGAAAATCGCTGACATGTACAAGGATTACTCTGCCTTGGAGAATTTCAACGGATGGCTAGAGAAAGCTACGCAGAAAAGAGACAAGAAGACTGGCAAGGTGGTTAAATCCTTGGTGATGCTAGTAATTTGGGAGATTTGGTGCAAAAGAAACCGCCGAATTTTTCAGCACAAAGAATTGAGCTTCGACTAGCTTCAAGCAAGAATCTTTGATGAGATGCAGGTGTGGAAGGCTTGTGGGGCTACACTAGCACGAGAGTAATCCGTTTTGTTTAGAGATGGTCTCCCCCGCGAGATCAACCCAAAATCTATAGGCTGTAAATTTCTTACCTTCTCTTAATATAAAATCAGCACCACGCTGgctttggtttcaaaaaaaaaaaatccctacaACTGAATTTCAAGaattatactagaaaatatatctttaataAGCTTTCAAATCTATTCCCAATATTTACACAcgactaaaatcaactctattgTATTCTAAATTTGAGATAGACATATGTgttcctaatacaagttatttctttattgagtgaagtgcaccagcggtccctaaacttatgtgcacgtgtcatctaggtcctcgaactctcaaaatgcaacTTTAGGTCTCCGAACTTGTtcggggtgtcatataggtccaaacgagctCTGATCCTCTCCATCCgttgacgtggcatgccacggtagcgcctacgagaagggagagaaaagaataaggaggagagagaaatactaacatgtgggacccacatagCCCCACTAACACGTAGGCGTCACCGTGGCATGCGACGTCAGCGGAAGGAGTGAGTCGTAGCCCGTTTGAACCTATATGATACCTCCGGACAAGTTCAAAgacctaaaaatacattttgagagtttaagGACCTAGTTTAGGAACCGCTGGTGTACTTCactcttctttattttttgattcttTTAAAGGAGGGTGTAATTTTACACCATTTGAGAAGATATCAATGCATATTATGCGGATGATTTCCCTcatcagaagaagaaaaaaaaaggaagaaaagttTACAAtaataagctaaaaaaatagagatttaCAGACAGATCCAGCAAAGAGACAGCATTGTCTCAGATCCTATCAGGCATGTCCTGGTAAAACCTACCAAAGTTCAAATCAACTGCCCTggttttgaaaagaaaaatcaataaaacTGAACATTGGTGCCTGAAGAATGAGTAATTCTTTCTGCCAAGCCAATGAACTGATGGAGAGCGGTAAGGTAACTACAGTTTGTTGCTGCTGTTTTCTGGACTTGAGATCAGGTGAGCCCTAGCTCTCCCTGATCTCGCGGCACGCCCATGGCCATCTGCACCTGCACGGCGTCTGACCACCGCGCCGGTGACCGGTCGCTGCTGTTCGACGACGACATGGCCTCCGCCCTCGCCTCCCTCACCATCCGGAGCACCTCCGGGGTGGTTGGCCGCCTCGCCGGGTCCACCACCACGCAGGCCGCGGCGATGCTGATCAGCGCGCCGAGCttctcctcggcgccgccagcGGACGCGGACTCCCCGCCGGACTccgtctcctcctcgcgcACCGCCCGCACCCAGCTCGGGATGTCATCGCCGTGCAGGTCCATGAGGTCCTGGAATGGCGCCTTGCCGGTCAGCAGCTCCAGGAGGAGCACGccgaagctgtacacgtcgGACGCCGGCGTGAAGAGATGGGCGGCGCGCGTCTCCGGCGCGCGGTACAGGACGGACGCAGAGGAGGCGAGGTCGGCGTGGGACGGGAGCAGCGTGGGCACGAGGCCGTAGTCGGTGAGGCACGACTCGAAGTCCGGGCCGAGGAGGACGTTGGAAGGCTTGAGGTTGCCGTGCACGATGCCAGCCGGCGGCGACTGGTGCAGGTGCACCAGCCCGGCCGCCACGTCCTCCGCGATCTTCATGCACGACGTCCAGTGCAGCGGCTTCCCCTTGCTCGACGCCCGGCTGCTGGACCCTAGtgcatcaaaatcaaattttaaaatttgatcgaTTCATTATTTCATCAGCACAGCACGGCACGGCAAATTGCAAATGAACCATCAAATTTCAACAGCCATATCGCCGTGTCTGTCCGTCCGTGTGATGTGAGGCCATGCATTGCCCGATTGCCCATAACTCTCTTGCTCACATTCAGCGCTCAGCAGTAAACCAGTACGTAGTAGCAATTTATTACTGGTGCTCAGATTCAGATCAGGACCACATGGGCGGGCAGGCAGCTCACAAGCATTTGCCTGCTTGTCTACATCTGCATACTGTTGTCCTTGTGAGAAAGGGGATTTTGATGAGAGATCAAATAGAGCAAGCTGCCACAGTGGTGCGGGGTCTACTGCCTCAGATCAAGCCATTACAACAACAGGGAAAGGTCCTGTCCTGTCGTGCAAGAAAGCTTGGCCTTTGACTGCCTCAGCTAATCTCGGAGCTTAAATTTGGTTGTGAATGATGAGCCACTGCTGCATGCACATTATGGTGGATGGAATATTTCAGTGCAGAGTGTGGCCATTGACCCATTGTGTTAACTTTAGGAGTACTAAAACAATAGTGCAAAGTTGGTCTACTTCTCCAATAAATAGGTATCGTGTTCAGCGCATGGATAGAATGGCAAAAGGACAAAGGATGCATTTTTACTTGCAACAAATGAATGAAAACACTAGGGCAGCTAAGCTCAGTGAGACATGAAATGAACCAGCCATGTTCACGAATTATAGGCTCTGTCTTGTCTggctttttcatggaaaaatctaaaagacaactaaaaataatttgtaaataaattttgaaaaaaaacctaaaattaattttaaatttaaggttgaaaattcaaattttattttataagcataagcaaaagcgaaaagattgggGTGATATCTGTTATCCTGAGCAGTTAGTACTAAAATTATTAAGGTATGTTCAAAGGCTTATCTGATCGACGTCGgtagaaaaacatttttttaataatggtaCGTGCAAAGGTAGAGTCATGTataatttctttattaataaaacaaaatattttttatcactacttttctttttttatccaccctcatacaacaaaatttgttttaataaatgctaaaagtCGACTCTAAATCGTTGTCTGGCAatgatttttctctctccttcagTCTGTTTACTCCATGTCACCAACGGTCTCTTtactctatgtcaccaacgattgagagagtcagctgataaatattttttacatgccCTTATGCCACCTCTATGGTTTACCACCAGTTTCTCTGGATCCTAAAATTATGCCCTGTGTTCATGGAAGATGTTCCCAAGACCCTCTGTGCCGCATATTGAATGGTTCTTTCCAAGGAGCTTAGTCAAGGGAGTGACGAGATCAAGATCACCCGGTTATGCCATTCAAGAAACTGTTAGATGTCTTCCCGCCGCAATACAATAAGTAAGTCGCATTTGGGTCTTTCCTTTCTGGAAGAGGTTCTTTACAGGTACTGTATCTGCTAGCATGAAGGTTTAATCATCCTTGCTTTTTCACTTCACAAATTTCCCATGACCCCATCTAGTACTAACTCAGAGTGATTTACtaggaagaaagaaaggaaaaaggttGGGCACAGTTGTATTGCGTTGTACATACGGTAGTGGAGTACTAGCTGCCGGTGCTCTCCGAATTACTCCTCCTATACTACACTAGGCGGGTGTTGCATGAATTAAAAGTGGAGCAGTAGCGATGGCACATGGCTTGCTTACATGTACATGGTGAGGcattctagctagctagcatgctTGTTGTAAATAAAAGGACACCCAGGGCAGGTAGCACGCATGTACCCCAAACTTTATGGTGAAGCATGAGAAGACGAGgcattgcaatttgcaacAGACGCAAACCAACAGCCAGCAGGCCAAGGATTCGACTTGGAGCCAGGCCGTCCTTTTTTATTAGCGAGTGAGTGGAGTAACTGCAATGCACGCTAGAAGCATGCGTGCGCCAACTGTAAGAATTTGGGATGAAGCTACCAACAGGAAACAGAAAGGCCTCCTTATTTCCCGAGTGTCATGACAAGCATGAAAACATATCTTTCTGGTTGTTTGtttggatcgatcgatcgatcgatctgaagtatgtttctttcttttggccTGGGCAGTGATTTGTCTATTGTGCATAAATGCAGCTAGCAGTGATTCAGTGGCTAGCAGGAGTACTCGGGTAGATAGATCGGACTCATCGGAGTAGATTTCTCGATTGTCGATTGTTGTATGACATGAATGGATCGTGGAATTTCGCAGTAAATAACCTTACAGATAATGGAGTAGTAGTAATGGGAGTAAGGAAGAGACAGTGCAGGAGATGGTTGTTACCgtggaggagggagaagaggCTCCCGTTGGGGTAGTAATCGTAGACGAGGAGGCGCTCCTCCTTGGCCTGGAAGTAGGCCCTCAGCGCCACCACGTTCGGGTGACGCAGCCGCCCAAGCTCCTCCGCGCGCCGCcccagctccgccgcgcccgccgccggctcccGCATGCGCTTCACCGTCACGATGAACCCCGTCTCCATCACCGCCTTGTACGTGCTGcccacctcgccgcgcccCAGCGTCTCCGCCGACGCCCGCAGCAGCTCCTCCAGGCTGTACATCTCCGTCACGCCGCCGCAGAACACCAGCTTCCCGATCCCCTCACGCTCCCACGAGAACTCCCGCCCCCTCTCGGATGctgccgacgacggcgccgccgccggtgcatTCTCCATCTGCgcagtttaaatttgagaaaacaACCTTTCCAAATCcctaataattaatcataaaggGGGACTAGATGCTGATGCTATTACctgctgatgctgatgctCCTCCTCGTCCGGCATTGCGCCCTTGTCCACGTCTCCGGCCACGCGCTTGTTCCTCCCGCGCCGCGacgccatcaccgccgccgccactagGATTCCTAGGACCACCACACCCGCGACCGTCGCGCCGGCCACGATGCCCGCGTTcttggcgcggcggcgccgattGGAGCGGGGCGGGGGGAGCGGCGCGAatgccgcagccgccgccggcgcggtcgGAGCGGGGCCGGCGCATTGGGCGCGCAGCGGTGGCCCGCAGAGGTCGGCATTGGCAAGGAAGGATGAGGCGTTGAACTTTGCGGCGAGCACGGACGGGATCTCGCCGGAGAGGCGGTTGGCGGAGACGTTGAGCAGGCGGAGCGTGggctgcggcagcggcgggagggTGCCGTTGAGGAGGTTGTCGTCGAGGAGGAGCGAGGTGAGGCGCGGCAGCGTGGTGAGGGAAGGAGGGATTTCGCCGTAGAGGCGGTTGGAGGAGAGGACGAGGACGGTGGCGCGGTGCAGGAGGGCGAGGGTGGGCGGGATGCGGCCTTGGAGGCGGTTGTCGCAGAGGTAGAACAGCTTGAGGTTGGGgagggcggcggggagcgCGTCGGGGATGGGGCCGGTGAGGGCGTTGGACTTGAGGCTGAGGACGCGCAGGTCGGAGAGCGGGGCGAGGAGGGATGCGGTGAGGACGCCGGTGAGGTTGAGGTTCTCGA is part of the Oryza brachyantha chromosome 2, ObraRS2, whole genome shotgun sequence genome and encodes:
- the LOC102706361 gene encoding inactive leucine-rich repeat receptor-like serine/threonine-protein kinase At1g60630 translates to MPPLPPCLLLLLLLLFASSNLATASDADALLALKSALDRSDRLPWRRDTAATFCSSWPGVRQCSQAQPPRVTKLVLENLNLTGVLTASLLAPLSDLRVLSLKSNALTGPIPDALPAALPNLKLFYLCDNRLQGRIPPTLALLHRATVLVLSSNRLYGEIPPSLTTLPRLTSLLLDDNLLNGTLPPLPQPTLRLLNVSANRLSGEIPSVLAAKFNASSFLANADLCGPPLRAQCAGPAPTAPAAAAAFAPLPPPRSNRRRRAKNAGIVAGATVAGVVVLGILVAAAVMASRRGRNKRVAGDVDKGAMPDEEEHQHQQMENAPAAAPSSAASERGREFSWEREGIGKLVFCGGVTEMYSLEELLRASAETLGRGEVGSTYKAVMETGFIVTVKRMREPAAGAAELGRRAEELGRLRHPNVVALRAYFQAKEERLLVYDYYPNGSLFSLLHGSSSRASSKGKPLHWTSCMKIAEDVAAGLVHLHQSPPAGIVHGNLKPSNVLLGPDFESCLTDYGLVPTLLPSHADLASSASVLYRAPETRAAHLFTPASDVYSFGVLLLELLTGKAPFQDLMDLHGDDIPSWVRAVREEETESGGESASAGGAEEKLGALISIAAACVVVDPARRPTTPEVLRMVREARAEAMSSSNSSDRSPARWSDAVQVQMAMGVPRDQGELGLT